In Synechococcus sp. PCC 6312, one genomic interval encodes:
- the msrA gene encoding peptide-methionine (S)-S-oxide reductase MsrA — MALFGLGKKLTLPTLEEAFPGRSQPIPIPATHYVNGNPLAPPYPPEMEIALFGLGCFWGAERKFWQIPGVYVTAVGYAAGVTPNPTYQEVCTGMTGHNEVVQVVYDPGQVSYQTLLKVFWESHNPTQGMRQGNDVGTQYRSGIYIFNESQRQVAEQSLQQYQRALDATRKGKITTEILAAPTFYFAEAYHQQYLAKNPNGYCGLGGTGVCYEEA; from the coding sequence ATGGCATTGTTTGGTCTTGGTAAGAAATTAACTCTCCCCACTCTAGAGGAAGCCTTTCCCGGCCGGAGTCAGCCCATCCCGATTCCCGCAACTCATTATGTCAACGGCAACCCCCTGGCTCCCCCTTATCCCCCAGAGATGGAGATTGCTCTGTTTGGCCTGGGATGCTTTTGGGGCGCAGAGCGCAAATTCTGGCAAATTCCGGGAGTTTATGTTACAGCGGTCGGCTATGCAGCTGGGGTCACCCCTAATCCCACCTATCAAGAAGTCTGTACGGGGATGACGGGCCATAATGAAGTCGTGCAAGTGGTCTATGATCCAGGCCAAGTCTCTTACCAAACTCTTCTGAAAGTGTTTTGGGAAAGTCACAACCCGACCCAAGGAATGCGCCAAGGAAATGATGTTGGCACCCAGTATCGCTCAGGAATTTATATCTTCAATGAATCCCAACGCCAGGTTGCGGAACAGTCTTTGCAACAGTATCAACGTGCTTTAGATGCCACTCGCAAAGGCAAAATTACCACCGAAATTTTGGCTGCCCCTACTTTTTACTTTGCCGAAGCCTATCATCAACAATACCTGGCCAAAAATCCTAATGGCTACTGCGGCTTGGGCGGAACGGGGGTGTGTTATGAAGAAGCCTAA